The Sulfurospirillum sp. UCH001 genome segment CAGCCAACCCATGGCATAGAGATAGGAAGACACGGTATGTTTATGCGTGCGATTGCTCCTGTATTTGCTAAAGGTGATTACATCGGTACGATTGAAACGGTTGTTGATTTTAAAGATCTCAATGAATACTTTAAAAAAGATGGCGTAGAGCTTTATGTACTCATGAAGAATGAGTATCGACCTATCGCAAATGCAGCCACGTATAGTGAGAACCTGATGCTTGATAACTATACGATTGTCAATCAAGAGGTGAATGGCTTAGGATTTATCAAAGAGATCAATTTTCAAGGCACTGGGTATCTCAAACGAGGTGATTATTATGTGCTTTATACCCCCATTGTCGATATCAATGGGGAGCATATAGGCTTTTTTGTGCTTACATGGAGTGAAAGCCTCTCTTTAGCATCGTTTAAAGGGTGAGGTTTTTACGCGCTTCATTACGAATGCGATCCATTCCCATGTAAAACTCTTTCATCATGACTAAAAAGAGATAATCCCCAAATTCTGTTGTGGTGATGTTCTCTTTGTGCTCTTTGATTGCTTTGGCAAATTTTAAGAGCACCAACTCTTTATTAAGCGTATCATTAATGTTTTCTCCGAACATAGCGGTAAATTTCTTTTTAGAGAGCTTTCCATTGAAAAGATCGACCATCAAACGATAATACATACGTGAATTGGCAGGAAATGTTCGCTCTTTTGTAACAGCGGAGCGTCTCTTTTCAATGAGCGTAGAGTAGTTATCCAGTGCAAATTCATTGAGATAGAGTGTGTCTTTGAGGAAACTAAATGAACCAGAACCCACCCCAACATACTCTTCATTGTCAATGATATACTCATCAATAATCACTTCGCTCTCTTTAGAAAAAGACCAGCCATGACGTGATGGATAGGCATCTTTGAGAGATTCTTTAATAAGTCCAAAAAAATTAAATTCATTCTCTAGGCTAAATTCGCCCAGTGTTTTTTTAACACTATTTTTAACCAAAGATGAGGTCATCAAAGGATAAACACTGGTTTGTTCTGGACTGAGCTTTTTAAGTGTGTCCAGATCACGTATTAAGCCCTCTTTTGTTTGGGTCGGAAAATTGAAGATAAGATCCACGCTAGTAATGGGCAAGATTCCTAGCATGGAGTTAATCTTCTCATACACCTCTTCACCTGAGCCAAACTTTTCATGACGCCCTAATTTCTTTAAAAGCGTATCATCAAACGTTTGCACGCCTACTGAGAGACGATCTACTAATCCTTTGAGTCTTGTGACGGTCTCTTTTTGGATATGGTTAGGATCAGTTTCACACGAGACATGTTCGATGGAGAAGAGTTTTTTAACAAACTCGATCGTTTCTATCAGCTCTTCTTCATCGATCAAAGGTGTACCGCCACCAATGACTAAATAGTTAAAGTCGTACCCCAACTCTTTGACATGTAAAATCTCATCACGTAAATGGAGGTAATACTTTGTAGCTGCTTCTTTGGTGTAGGTAAATTTATTAAAGGAACAGTAAGGGCAAAACATCGTACAAAATGGCACATGGATATACAATAGGTACTTTTTCGCTTCAGGGGGAGGAGGTAACCCCAAAGAAGGTTTCTCTACATGCAGATAGTGCTTTGTGTATTGGTTCATAAAATAGCTTGTCGCACTGGTAATAATTTTCGCTTGAGAGAATCGCATACTAACCCTTATTTACTTTTCTTACCAAATTGGATTGTATTATAATGATTCTTCGTGACATTAACTATGATATTACAATGATGTTTTGTCATAAACGGTTCCTTTAAAAATTTTCAAGAGCATTATAGGCTGACGAGCGTAATTTTTATGTAAACAAACGGTTACACACATCAACAACGTAGGAATAGTACAGAGAAAAAAGGAGGAAATGAGGGGAAGGATTTTCACGATCCATTCACATTTTTAACTATAATACGTATAAAATAAAAAATGCTCTGAAATCAAAAAGGAGAAAATAATGCAACTCAAAAAAATGTTACTCGTGGCAGCGAGTATGCTGGTTTTTAGTGGATCTGCTCTTATTGCGGCAGATTTTGATTGGATGGCCAGTCTGAACCTTCGCTCCGATTCTGACCCTTATGGTTACAAATCAGGACTTGCTTCTCGTTTTAGAACACCTGAGACACAACTGAGTCTTATTTTAAAAAGTGTAGGAGCTCCAGCAGATGCATATATGGTTTTACGCTTAGCAGAGCTTTCCGGAAGACCACCAGAATATGTTTTAAAACAGTATCAAGGTAAAAAGAGTAAGGGTTGGGGTGCACTAGCTCAGGATTTGGGAATTAAGCCAGGTTCACGTGAGTTTAAAGCCCTTAAAGGTGGACATGATATGTACGACTTTGATGATAGACGCGATGATCGTGATCATGGTAATGGTAACAAAGAACACGGTAAAAAAGGACATTGAGACTTAGTGTATCACAGTAGGGTATAACTAAGCTCAATTTGGAATGTCATACTTGAGGTAAAAAGATCTTCAGAGAAAGGAAATGGAAAGCTCTTTTGAATAGCTTCTTCTGTAGCTTTATGAAAGATCTTTTTTCCTTCTAGGATGACAAATGAGAGTAACTCTCCTTTAGGAGAGATTGTAAATTCTACTTTTACACTTCCTTCAATATGACTTGTCTGCGCGACTTTTGGATAAATTTTATGTCCATTGATACGTCTTCTTAAATCTTCTAAATAATTTTTTTGATATGCCTGCAACGACTCTTTAGATACTTCTTGAGTATGTGCAATGGCAGGTGCAGGTTCTTGTACAGGCTTCTCATTAGTAGTCTCATTGGCAACGAAAGATTCCGTAGGTGGTTCAACCATAGTCTCTTTTTTAGGAGCAGGTTTTGGTTTGGATAGCTTTGGGCGCTCTTGTGGCGGTATCTTTTTTGGTTCAGGTGTTTTGGGAGTTTCTTCTTGGTGTCGCGGCTCTTCAAGAGGAGCCTCTTTGGGAGTATAAAGACTTATTGCTATCGATGTCAAAGGTTGTGGTGTTGGCTTTTTTACCACCGTACTTTGGTACAAAAAAGTTGCTCCGATAAAAAGATAAATAAACGATGTTAAACTGAGTGCTAAACTATAACGTTTCATCGTTTTGTCACAATTCCAATATGCTCAAAATGATGCTGTTTCAGCACATCGAGTAGTGCTACAAATGGTTCAAACGAAACATGTTTGTCAGCATTAATCATGACAGAACTTTGGGCTTTATCATACTGTATGAGTTCAGATTCAAGGTCTTGGAATGTTATCGCTTTATCATTGAGATAGTAACTTCCATTTTCCATAATGCTAATAACAAGCTCTTTTGAAGGTGTCAAAGGGGCAGAAGAAGAGGCTTGCGCCAAATCAACAGGAATAATCCCTCGTGCTACAAACGTTGCTGTTGTGAGTACAATGACAAGTAGTACCAGCATAATGTCAATGAAAGGTACTACATTGATGCCTTCAAAACGACGTATTTTCATCGTTTTTACCTTGTTTATTGATATCCCAGCACATTAATATTTTTTCAATTTTTCGCACTAAATGGTTATAAAAAAAGACAGCGGGAATGGCTACTACTAAGCCCATAGCGGTTGCTTTAAGTGCTAATGCTAAAGAAGACATAATCGTTTTTACATCGATTTGTCCACTTTGTCCCATCGCATAAAATGTGATAATAATACCCCAAACGGTTCCTAAAAGACCTATATAAGGGGCATTTGAACCAAAAGTAGAGAGGATGTGGATGTGATTGGTCACATCCATCTCTAATTTTTCTTTACTGGTATAGTCTGATAGTTTGATGGTACGATAAAATAAAAGTCGTTCAATCCAAAAAAAGAGTGTCATAAAACTCATAACACTTAGAAGCCCTATAATTCCATAGTCCACAGCATCTTGCAAGAAAGTAATAGACATCATTTGAAATCCTTGATCGCTACTTCAAAAGCTTCATCAAATGTTTTAATCTCTCCTCCATTTTGAGCAACAAATGTTTTTGCGTCCTCTTTTGATGCAAAGGCATACTGGCTGGTTTCACTCATCGTTCCTTTGATACGGCTACCGACAACATAAAAAGCTTCTGTAACATCGATAAAATTTAGTGATGAAACATCGACAACCTGAATGTCTTGAAGCGGTAAATGTCTGACATATACATCTTCGGCAAGGCAGTGAATTGAGCAGTATTGCCTTATTTCACCATTGAGTTTTGCGCTATGGTTTGTTTTAAAATGCTTATCCAGAGGCATACCACAAACCACCCCTTGATTTTTTTTCTCACCGTGTTGAAGTAGGGTGGCTCTTTCTATGGGGACACTCGCAAATAAGGCTTTACTGCTTCCATGTTGTGCATGTCCACCTTGTTTAGCGCCATAGGTTGTAAAAGCATAAGAGCGATACACGTTAAGACCAAGATAAAAGAAGATCAGTAAAGATGCAAAACAAAATGCGAGGAGGCGTTTAAATCCAGAGGCTTTAAAAAATGTGATACGTTTTGCCATAATGAGCAATGCCCACACAATGGCAATGTAATTGATGATACCAAAGAAATGCGTCCATGTATCTTGTTTGGTTGCAAGAGGTTTCACAGGCTCAATGTTAAGATGAAACCCCTGTATAAAGCCGTTTACAATGTTGCTGTAGTGATGTAAAAAGAAAAATTCATACGTATGAGACAACCCACCAATAATGAAAATGGGGATAAAAGCATATGAAAGAGTATAAAAGGCTGATTTGAAGTTGCAATTTAAGAGTTTAGAGGCAATGAATGTTCCACCAGCAGCAAGAGAAATGGTGATGATAGATGCACACATAAGGGCACTAACACCAATATAATCAATGCCTTCTATGCGAAGATTATTTTGTAGCCATTGTCCAAATTGAACCCAAAAATAACTATCGCTAATGGCGACACGGCTTAGCGCATGGTGAAAACTCATCGTGATGGTAATAGCCGCTGTTATGAGTAAAATTGCCCAGATTTCAGCGGTTGAGCTTTGAAATTTTTGAAAGAGTGAGGATGATGGTTTTGTGAGTTTAAAATGCACAGACTCACATGTTTGAGCACAGTCCATACAAAGCGTACAATCTCCCATAGAGACTTTGGAATTAAAGCTAAAAGGTTTGAGATTATAAGAACAGGCTTTTGTGCATTCAAATGTTTTGCATGTTTGACAACTTGATGCATAGGTTCCTAACCACGTAAACGAGACTTTTGAGAAGGCACGTGTCAGTGTACCGATAGGGCAAATGTATTTGCAATAGCTCATCTCTTTAAAAATGAAAAAAAATAAAAAGGCTAAAACACTTAAGACTGTAAAGAAAATAGCACTACTTAAAGGTGATTTATAGGCCGTTGGATAGATATAATAGACCGTCCACCAACCAAAAAAAAGTAAAAGGACACCGATAAGAGGTTGTTGAAGCCATTTGGGTGGTGTTTTATTAAGTCCTACTTTGGTTAAAAATTTCCCCACAAAAGCGTGGGGACAGATACCGCAAAATAGGCGTCCAAATGTCGAAAGTGTTACCACCATAAAAAGTGGCCAAAATAGTGACCAAAAGAGGATGGTTGTGAAACCATTTTGCTCTTTTGTAGGAGCGATAAAGCCTAAGAAGATGGCATAGACAAATAGGGCTAAAACACTCATTCTAAGTAACATTAAAAAAGTTCTGTTTTTAAAGAAAAACGCACTTATAGGATTTGCAAAAAGGTCGTTTCTATCTCGTTTTTGTTGATTAACCATTACCGTTTCCTTTAAAATTTGTAGCGGTAGCTAACCATCGCACTTCTAGGTGCTGCTGCTTTATAACTCTCGACACCATAAACGCTTTTGTCTGCTTGCATTGCATAATGCTTATCGAAGATGTTGTTGATATTAAGCTGAATGAGATGCTCTTTGTGCTCATACCCAAACATAACATCGGTAACAAAATCGTATCCGGTGTATTTGTCAGAGTTTGCATTATCAAGGTAGTAATCACCCCAGGTTTTGGTTTGAATACGTGTTTTAAAACCGTTATCCATACGATAATTTGCTTCTAGACCGTATTGGGTTTTAGGAATGTAAGGAAGATGATTGCCATCGCGACTTACAAACGCAGCTCCAACTTTTTCTTGAAAGCTTTTATAAATGAAGTCACTGTATGCATACGAAAGGCCAAAATTGAGGTTGCGAGTGAGATGGTATGTTCCTAAAAACTCAAAACCTCGTTTTTGTGTTTGACCTGCATTATCATAGATGGTATTGCCGCCGGCATCTTTGATTTGGATGATTTCATCTTTTACATCATTTTGGTAGATTGCCATATCGTAAGCAAAGTCACCTGTACGAGTTTTAAGTCCAATTTCGTAATTGATACTTTTTGTTTTATCGAGCGCATCATTGTCGGTGAGTTCACTGGTCGTTGGAGCTTGGTTGGCAAAAGCGATAGAACTGTAGATATTGGTTGCATCTGTAATAGCATAGGTGATGCCCAGCTTGGAAGAGAGAAGCGTATAACTTTTATCAATGCTGTATGCACCCACTCCAGCAGCGTATTTTCCTGTCGAATAGTTAAAATAGCTGTATTCGTTACCACTCACGTCAAAAGAGAGTTTGTCGGCACGAGCACTAATATCAATTGTTGTTTTATCGAATGGAGAAAAGGTTTCCATTGCATAGATACCGTATAAGGTGGCAAGAGAGTCTTCAACATTGGCTAAAGCACCTTCTTGGTTAGAGAGTGTTTTTAAAATACGCCCTGTGCCTGAAGTGACAGTGTCAGCGTATTGATATTTTTTAGCATCATCACTTCGGTCTTGTTTTGCGGTAACGCCAAAGACTAACATAGCATCACGGTTAAAGAGTTTATGTGCATAGTCAGTCTCTAAATCTGTTCCATAGACATAGTTTTCGTCCGCATCATTAATCATACCTGTAACAGGGTGGAAATGCTCCCATTTGTTGATATACAAACGTGGTTTATAGGTAAAATTGCCTATCTCTTTTGAATATTTTGTGTTCAACGAGAGAATTTTTGAATCTCTAGCGGTATATTGCCAAGGGCTAGAGGTGTTATGCTGTTCTCCTGTGCGTTTAAACTCTTCAAACTCCGCTCGTGTCATTGATGCAGGTAATTCCAAGTTAGATTCTGTGTAGGAGAGTTCACTTTCAAATGTAGCGTCATCATCGAAAATATGGCCGTATTTAAGGCTGAGTTGTTTCGAATCAAATGCGTTATTGTCCCGCCAGTCGTTATCAATTTTTCGTTGTGAATAGTTCATAGAGACGAAGTCATTATCGTCAATTTTTTCTCTTAATTTCAAGTTGAGGTTGCGTTGTCCATCGTTTCCAACACCTATTTTAATGCTGTTGCTATCTTCTTCAAAAACAGATTTTGTGATAAGCTGAATAACACCGCCTGTTGTATTGACTGCATTGATAGAACCAGGACCTTTTTGAACTTCGATACTTTGTACATCTTGCATATCGATGTAGTCAAAGCGTGTAAATGAATCAGGATCGGTCATAGGAACACCATCTTTAATAACCATAATCTCTCTAACCCCATAACTCGCTTTAAGGCCTGCACCTCGAATGATCAGTCTTGGACTAGGTGAGTTGCTCGAACTTTCAACATTAACACCTGGAATATTTTCCAAAGCGCTACTCACATCAAGAACGTTTTTGTCTTCGATGGTTTGTGCATTGACAACAGCGATCGACTGAGAAACTTCTTTTGTTCCTGTTTCAACTTTTGTTGCAGTGACACTGATGTTGTCTAACTGTATAGATTCGGCATTTGCAAGAAGTGGCAAAAGAGCAAGACTATAGAAGAGGCATTTCTGGTCTATCATATATTATCCTTATAAAAAATTGAAATTAAATTATTATAGGTGAGTATAAAATTAGTGTTAAATAAAACAGACAATGAAGTTTCAAAAGAGATTATTTCAAAAAAGTGGGTACAATCGGCTATAATTACACAAAAAAATTAAAGGACATTTTGATGCAAACGTATGCTTGCGGACATATTAATCCCGATTCTGATTCTATTGTTTCAGCGATCTCTCTTTCTTATCTTAAAACACAGCTTGGAGAAGCATGTACTCCTGCACGTCAAGGCGAAATTAGCCCAGAGACGGAGTTTATTTTAAAGACCTTTGGACTTGAAAAACCTTTGTTAAAAAATGATTTTTCAGGTGATAATCTTTACATTACTGATTATTCTGATCTTGCACAAGCACCACACAATCTTAAAGAGACAAACATTTTAGGTATTGTAGATCATCATAAACTAGGCGACATCACGACAACAACACCTCTTGAATGTTGGATTCGCCCTGTTGGTTGTACCAATACTATTGTCAAAGAGATGTATGATCACTATAAGATTGAAATTCCAAAAAATATTGCAGGTGCAATGATGTTGGCAATTTTAAGTGATACTGTACTTTTCAAATCTCCAACATGTACCAAAGCCGATACCAAAGCCGTTAAAGAACTAGCAGCGATTGCAGGCGTAGAAGATTTTAAAGCGCTTGGTATGGAGATGTTCTTAGTCAAATCAGCTGTGGTTGGAGCAACCCCACGTGCATTGTTACTTCGCGATTACAAAGATTTTGAAATGGGCGGAAACAAAATCGGTATTGGTCAGCTAGAAGTGGTTGACCTTAAAGTATTCGATGGCATGAAAGAAGCGCTTTTTGCTGACATAAAAGCGTATAAAGAAGAGGGGTCTCGTCATACCGTCATGCTTCTTTTAACTGACATTATGATCGAAGGTTCACAATTCTTAGTTGTTAGCGATGATGAAAGTAAAATTGAAAATGCATTTAACACAAAACTTGTCAATCATGAGATGTGGGTAGATGGCATTTTAAGTCGTAAAAAACAGGTTATCCCTGTGATGGAAAAGCAGTTTTAAAGCACTGATGTGAAGAAGTGCACCATCAAGCGACGGTATCTTATTCAAAATCCTAAAGAAGTGGTAAAGTCTATCCTCACCACTTCTTCTCAGTATAAAAAAAATCTACAACAAGTCTTTGTTGAAAATCATCCTGATGCTTCCAAACGACTTGCTATCTTAGGCGCTCGTTTTCAGACAGTTAAAGAATGTGAAGCATTCGAAAAAGATCTACATCCATTTTTATGCGCAGATGTAAGTGACGATAAGCGTTACAAAAACCGCTATCTCTCCTTATTTGGACTACCTCAAAACTATAATTTTTCACTGTTAGAAGTGTACAAAAGATGCGATAAATTAGGTACAAAACCATTTGATTTTGCTTTTAGTTCTGGTATGAGTACTCAAAAAGTGCTCAAAGTTCTTTTGTATCGTGAGATGCAG includes the following:
- a CDS encoding TonB-dependent receptor, coding for MIDQKCLFYSLALLPLLANAESIQLDNISVTATKVETGTKEVSQSIAVVNAQTIEDKNVLDVSSALENIPGVNVESSSNSPSPRLIIRGAGLKASYGVREIMVIKDGVPMTDPDSFTRFDYIDMQDVQSIEVQKGPGSINAVNTTGGVIQLITKSVFEEDSNSIKIGVGNDGQRNLNLKLREKIDDNDFVSMNYSQRKIDNDWRDNNAFDSKQLSLKYGHIFDDDATFESELSYTESNLELPASMTRAEFEEFKRTGEQHNTSSPWQYTARDSKILSLNTKYSKEIGNFTYKPRLYINKWEHFHPVTGMINDADENYVYGTDLETDYAHKLFNRDAMLVFGVTAKQDRSDDAKKYQYADTVTSGTGRILKTLSNQEGALANVEDSLATLYGIYAMETFSPFDKTTIDISARADKLSFDVSGNEYSYFNYSTGKYAAGVGAYSIDKSYTLLSSKLGITYAITDATNIYSSIAFANQAPTTSELTDNDALDKTKSINYEIGLKTRTGDFAYDMAIYQNDVKDEIIQIKDAGGNTIYDNAGQTQKRGFEFLGTYHLTRNLNFGLSYAYSDFIYKSFQEKVGAAFVSRDGNHLPYIPKTQYGLEANYRMDNGFKTRIQTKTWGDYYLDNANSDKYTGYDFVTDVMFGYEHKEHLIQLNINNIFDKHYAMQADKSVYGVESYKAAAPRSAMVSYRYKF
- a CDS encoding energy transducer TonB codes for the protein MKRYSLALSLTSFIYLFIGATFLYQSTVVKKPTPQPLTSIAISLYTPKEAPLEEPRHQEETPKTPEPKKIPPQERPKLSKPKPAPKKETMVEPPTESFVANETTNEKPVQEPAPAIAHTQEVSKESLQAYQKNYLEDLRRRINGHKIYPKVAQTSHIEGSVKVEFTISPKGELLSFVILEGKKIFHKATEEAIQKSFPFPFSEDLFTSSMTFQIELSYTLL
- a CDS encoding coproporphyrinogen III oxidase family protein; the protein is MRFSQAKIITSATSYFMNQYTKHYLHVEKPSLGLPPPPEAKKYLLYIHVPFCTMFCPYCSFNKFTYTKEAATKYYLHLRDEILHVKELGYDFNYLVIGGGTPLIDEEELIETIEFVKKLFSIEHVSCETDPNHIQKETVTRLKGLVDRLSVGVQTFDDTLLKKLGRHEKFGSGEEVYEKINSMLGILPITSVDLIFNFPTQTKEGLIRDLDTLKKLSPEQTSVYPLMTSSLVKNSVKKTLGEFSLENEFNFFGLIKESLKDAYPSRHGWSFSKESEVIIDEYIIDNEEYVGVGSGSFSFLKDTLYLNEFALDNYSTLIEKRRSAVTKERTFPANSRMYYRLMVDLFNGKLSKKKFTAMFGENINDTLNKELVLLKFAKAIKEHKENITTTEFGDYLFLVMMKEFYMGMDRIRNEARKNLTL
- a CDS encoding nitrous oxide reductase accessory protein NosL translates to MVNQQKRDRNDLFANPISAFFFKNRTFLMLLRMSVLALFVYAIFLGFIAPTKEQNGFTTILFWSLFWPLFMVVTLSTFGRLFCGICPHAFVGKFLTKVGLNKTPPKWLQQPLIGVLLLFFGWWTVYYIYPTAYKSPLSSAIFFTVLSVLAFLFFFIFKEMSYCKYICPIGTLTRAFSKVSFTWLGTYASSCQTCKTFECTKACSYNLKPFSFNSKVSMGDCTLCMDCAQTCESVHFKLTKPSSSLFQKFQSSTAEIWAILLITAAITITMSFHHALSRVAISDSYFWVQFGQWLQNNLRIEGIDYIGVSALMCASIITISLAAGGTFIASKLLNCNFKSAFYTLSYAFIPIFIIGGLSHTYEFFFLHHYSNIVNGFIQGFHLNIEPVKPLATKQDTWTHFFGIINYIAIVWALLIMAKRITFFKASGFKRLLAFCFASLLIFFYLGLNVYRSYAFTTYGAKQGGHAQHGSSKALFASVPIERATLLQHGEKKNQGVVCGMPLDKHFKTNHSAKLNGEIRQYCSIHCLAEDVYVRHLPLQDIQVVDVSSLNFIDVTEAFYVVGSRIKGTMSETSQYAFASKEDAKTFVAQNGGEIKTFDEAFEVAIKDFK
- a CDS encoding biopolymer transporter ExbD, whose amino-acid sequence is MKIRRFEGINVVPFIDIMLVLLVIVLTTATFVARGIIPVDLAQASSSAPLTPSKELVISIMENGSYYLNDKAITFQDLESELIQYDKAQSSVMINADKHVSFEPFVALLDVLKQHHFEHIGIVTKR
- the exbB gene encoding TonB-system energizer ExbB codes for the protein MMSITFLQDAVDYGIIGLLSVMSFMTLFFWIERLLFYRTIKLSDYTSKEKLEMDVTNHIHILSTFGSNAPYIGLLGTVWGIIITFYAMGQSGQIDVKTIMSSLALALKATAMGLVVAIPAVFFYNHLVRKIEKILMCWDINKQGKNDENTSF
- a CDS encoding manganese-dependent inorganic pyrophosphatase, which codes for MQTYACGHINPDSDSIVSAISLSYLKTQLGEACTPARQGEISPETEFILKTFGLEKPLLKNDFSGDNLYITDYSDLAQAPHNLKETNILGIVDHHKLGDITTTTPLECWIRPVGCTNTIVKEMYDHYKIEIPKNIAGAMMLAILSDTVLFKSPTCTKADTKAVKELAAIAGVEDFKALGMEMFLVKSAVVGATPRALLLRDYKDFEMGGNKIGIGQLEVVDLKVFDGMKEALFADIKAYKEEGSRHTVMLLLTDIMIEGSQFLVVSDDESKIENAFNTKLVNHEMWVDGILSRKKQVIPVMEKQF